A single genomic interval of Zingiber officinale cultivar Zhangliang chromosome 4A, Zo_v1.1, whole genome shotgun sequence harbors:
- the LOC121972852 gene encoding protein MKS1-like produces the protein MDNSSASGGRQPARQRELHGPRPAPLTVRKESRKIKKTLVPPPPPPPPQPQQQQYRPPVIIYTASPKVIHTTSADFMSVVQSLTGVRKPAASNPEGDRGQAPFSPAARLAAFEKIATSPSASGRTLKREEVDDVAVEVISSPGRQRREGGGGILSPGPSSLPWISPAVFTPSAIVTPPVIQFVASPNSNLFFSGMVPSPVAYWDLFNHYHH, from the coding sequence ATGGATAATTCCTCTGCCAGCGGCGGCCGACAACCAGCGCGGCAGCGGGAGCTGCACGGTCCACGGCCGGCTCCTCTGACCGTCAGGAAGGAGTCCCGCAAGATAAAGAAGACGCtggtgccgccgccgccgccgccgccgccgcagccACAGCAGCAGCAATACCGGCCGCCCGTCATCATCTACACCGCCTCCCCCAAGGTCATCCACACAACCTCAGCCGACTTCATGTCCGTCGTGCAAAGCCTCACCGGCGTCCGCAAGCCCGCTGCCTCTAATCCCGAAGGCGACAGGGGGCAGGCTCCGTTCTCGCCGGCCGCCCGCTTGGCAGCGTTCGAGAAGATCGCCACCTCCCCCTCAGCTTCTGGGCGAACATTAAAGCGCGAAGAAGTCGATGACGTGGCGGTGGAGGTTATTAGTTCGCCGGGGAgacagagaagagaaggaggagggGGGATCTTGTCGCCGGGGCCTTCTTCACTGCCGTGGATATCGCCGGCGGTATTTACTCCTAGTGCGATCGTTACGCCGCCGGTGATTCAATTTGTGGCGAGTCCAAATAGCAATCTATTCTTCTCCGGCATGGTTCCTTCTCCGGTAGCTTACTGGGATCTCTTCAACCATTACCACCATTAA